The nucleotide window AACAAATGAGCCCACGTCTCCTGTTTAGAGTCCTTCATCGCATAATTCTCACCCCAGTGGGGAAAAACCACAATAAAAGCCTCAGGATGTTCTGCTCGAAAGGAACGTACGGCCTCTAAACTCGCTTCCTGGGTGATCGAATACACGCCTGGAGTGTTCTCACTCGCATAAAAACCGATGCGTTCATGGCTCAAAACATCTTCGTAGCCGCCAAACACCGTAAGGTTCAAAAGCTCGGTTTCAAAAGGCTGAGCTGCTTCTGCTTGATTTGCACCGGCACCAAACACTTGAAAATCTTGCTTCAAGACAGTGAGTGTTTCTTCCAGGCCAGGCCAAGCAAAATCCATAGAATGATTGTTTCCTAAGCTGAAAACGTCGAAGCCATAGTCTCGAAAAGCTTCGCTAGCTGCTTCAGGTTCCGACCAGTGAACATAAGACTTTTCTCCTTCGTAGGGAGACTCCTCCAAGGAAGTCAGCGGGGTCTCTAAGTTAGCAATAGTCAAATCGGACGTTTCAAATAAATCTGAAAACTGATCCATTGCATAGCGATCGTCCAAATCCACCGCGTAACTTTCTCCAAAGTGCGTGTCACCCAAAAAAAGAACCGAGGCTAGGGCCTCAGAGTTTTTGGGAATTTCAGGGGAGCCACAAGCGCTCAAACTGAGAAAACAAAGAAGGAAAAAAGCTTTAAATCGCACACCATTCAGTGTGCCGCATCCGTCGGAGTGCTGTAAAGCATATCGGCATGTACGCTGCCTTTAGCCTGTTCCAAAAGGGAACTTTCACTGGTCAAATTATCACTTCCAAACACCAGCACGCCCACCGAAAGAGTGAGCAAAAAGAGAGTGCTGGCTACAATCATCATCTTGGTGCGTTGAGTGAGGGCTTTGAAGGCATCCATGGCGTTTATTGGGGTTAAATCAGTAAATCGTGTTATTATGACATTTTTGTATTAAATTGTCAATACGCTCCTTGCGACCAATCTTAAAATCTGATATAATAACAAGATTAATTTGCCCTCCATGAATCTCATTCTAAACATTCTGAAGACCATCCCGCTTTTTGGGGCCCTCACTGAAGAAGAGCACCTGTCCATCATCAATCACATCACGCTTCAATACTTCCCGGCCCACTATAAACTCTTTGAAAAAGGAGTTTTAGGCAACGCCATGTACATCCTCAAATCTGGCATGGTTCGCATCTACAACGAAGAAGGCGAGCTGGCCAATTTGGGCGAAGGAGATTTTTTTGGAGAAATGGCCCTGATTGAAGATCAACCTCGCATGGCTGCTGCCGAAACCCTTTCAGATTGTGAAATTTTTGTTCTCAATAAAGAAGATTTCGCATCCCTCATGCAAAACAGCCCCGAAACCGCCAAAAAGGTTCAGGAGGCTTACCTAGACCGCAAACAAAAAGACTCTAAATAAACGATCCCATGCCCGCTGTGCTTTTCGAAATGCTCCTCGCTCACTTTCTAGGGGATTTTGTCTTCCAATCCAACGACCTCATTGTGCGCAAATACCGAAGCTGGACGGGCACTTTTGAACACGTCTGCATCATTTCTTTTTTCACGGTGCTTTTTTTGTTCCCTTATTGGCACTATCACGAGACCTGGCGAGCGGCCAGTCTCATCTTTGTGACGCATTTTTTTCAAGACATTCTTAAAATAAAATACGACATTCATTTCAACGCAAAACGCAAAAGCACCTTGCCCTTTTTTATGGATCAATTTTTGCACATTGGCCTCATTGTTTACCTCACCACTCTATTCAGTGGATTGGAAGCGTCAGCCATGCCCATCTGGCTCCACAACCTATATTTTTCCCAATTGCTCACGCTTTATCTTCTGGGACTCGTAGGGTTTTCCTTCGTCTACGACCTCACGGCTTTTCAATTCCTTCGACAAAAAAGTGAAGCACCCCTCACTTACACGCCCAACTACAAAGGCATGCGAAACCGTCTGCTCTGGTTCAGTGTGGCTTATGTTTTATTCCTCTTGGTGAACGGCAGCCTCGTGTAGATCGATTCCTCCTTGATCCTCTTTGGTCAGATCCAAGAAGGTGAACGTCCAAACGCCCGTAGCGAACACATGAAAAGTCGCCAAAAAATAAGAGGCAAAATACAGGGCCACCAGAGCCAAAAGTCCACCCACGGCAGCCAAAACGGCAGAAGTGGTCAAGCTGGTGAATAAAAAGAAAGGACCCAAAATCAACAAAGGCACCAATAGGGCCACCGCCACATTCAACGCCAGACGAATCACAATGATGCTCATGAGCAGCAGCATGAACAAAGTGTGATGCCATTGTCGCACCACAAGTCCACTGCTTTTAAGCATACTCGAAACCACGCCTTCTTTATCGATGACCAAATAATACTCCGCATAAGTGAAGAGCAGAGTCACCAAAAGCCCAATCACAATGGCGAGTAAAAAAAACCAACCCACAAAAGCAAAAATGCCCGGCCCCGCATTGCGGTAAACAAAGGCTGCTTCACCCGCAAGCCCAACCACGCTGAACGTGCGCAAAACCAGATGATATTCAAAGAGTTGTAAAAAACGTGTGAAGCCAAAAGTGATGCCCTGCACGGTGCTGACTTCCTGCCCGGCTCTTTTATGAGCCAAAATTTGAATCAGCGCCCCTTGAGCAAACACTGGCACCATCAAATAACACAGCGCAAACAGGGCCAAAATCACCAAGGCAAAAACCGTAAAACTGGTATGACTGCTCAGGCCATCCCGCAGTACATTAAAAAGAAAATTCAAAGCATGTTTGTCCTCAGGAATGCCTGGATGAACATAGGGTGAAGTCCAAAAAGCCGCGAATTGATAACTGAAATAGCCAACACTAAAAAGCGCCCCTAAAAGTGCCGGTACAAAGCCATACATCCAAATGAGTTTCTTATTTTCTTGAGTGAGAGCCCAGGCTTCACTAATAATGGCGCGATACTTCATGCGGGCACTTTACCAGTACGATTGCCTAGGATCAAACTCCGCGTATAATCCAGCCATGATAGCACCTATTATCCGCAAAATTCAATCTGGAAAGCTAAGCTGGATCGATGTCGAAGAACCCGATTTAAAGACCTTGCAAGAATTGCAAGAAGAACATGGGTTCCATGAACTCGACGTTGAGGACTGTCTATCGGACAATCAAAGATCCAAAGTGGATGAATACGAAGATTATTTGTTTGTGATCTTGCATCTGCCTTATTTAGACAAGCGAAAAGACACGGTGAAATCAGGGGAAGTAGACGTCTTCATTAAAAACAATGTGCTCATCACGGTGCATTGGGGGGCTTTAAAGCCGGTTACAGATCTGTTTGAAGAATGTGAACGCAAAGAGGCCAGCCGCAAAAAATACATGGGCCTTTCCACCGGTTATTTGCTCTACGAATTGTTGGATCAACTTTTCACCAGTGTTTTTCCTGTTTTGGCTTCCATTGAAAACGACGTTGGACGCCTGGAAAAAGACGCCTTTTCTGATTCAATGGAAAGAGACATGCTGCGCGACATTCTCTTTGTAAAGAAAAACATCATCACTTCGCGCCGTGTGATTTTGCCTCTGCGAACAGTAGTGGGACAGATTGAGCATAAAAATAAAAAATTCCTGCCCGACACCCTCGATGTCTACTTTGACGACATCATGGACAAGGTGGAAAAAATTTGGAGCAGTTTAGAAAACCTCCAAGAGCTGATCGAATCCTTGCAAGACACCAACGAATCCATCATCGCTCACACCTCCAATCGAGTGGTCAAAACTCTGACAGTCTTTTCGGTGGTCATGCTGCCGCTCAACTTGCTCGCCAGCATGTACGGCATGAACATCAACCTTCCTTTTGCCGAACATGAACACATGTTCTTTTTTTTAGGACTGGGCATGTTTTTAGTGCTGGGAGCTCTTTTGGTCATTTTTAAGATCAAACGTTGGATTTAGTCTTGCCTTTTTAAGCGGTCTCCCGTAAAATGCCTCCGCTTTACTCACGTTTACTCTCATGAAACACGACGAGAAGAAAAAAGTTTTCAAGAAATTCGGAAAACACGATAAAGATACAGGTTCAGCTCAAGTGCAAGTGGCCCTTCTGACCACCCGTATCAATCAACTCACCGAGCACTTGAAAGCGCATAAGAACGACACCCATTCCCGTCAAGGGCTCCTCAAGATGGTGGGCAAACGCCGCCGTCACCTGACTTACCTTGCCAGCAAGAACAAGGAAGACTACGAGAAAGTCATCGGTGAATTGGAACTTCGTAAGTAATTGAGCAGGGGCCTTCTGGGCCCTTGTCTTTTTTTCCGGGCTTTGCTCGGAAAGGCAGAGCCAAAGCTCTGTCAGCCCCGGTCAATATTCGGGACGAGATCACAAGACATCTCCACCTCACGGTCGACACGCACGAAAGTGCTAATCAGAGAACGAGACATCTTGAAACCTCCTCCTGAGTGACCAAGGGCAGCGTGAAAAGCGCATCCACCCTTTAATCACTTTATACACATGGATAAGAAAACCGTTAAAGCGGACCTTGCCGGCCGCAACTTAAGCTTAGAAACAGGCAAATTCGCGCTCCAAGCCGATGGAGCCGTCACCATTCAATATGGTGAAAGCATTGTGCTTTGCAGCGCGATGATGTCCGAAAAAGGCAAGGAAGGAGCCGATTTCTTCCCGATGACCATCGATTACCAAGAGCGTTTCTTCGCTGCCGGTAAAATCAAAGGATCTCGTTTCATGAAGCGCGATGGACGCGCCACCGACGAAGCCGTTTTGAAGGCTCGTCAAATCGACCGTCCCATCCGCCCTATGTTCCCCAAAGGGATAACCAATGAAGTCCAAGGAATCGCGATGGTGCTCTCCGCCGATCTCGAAAACGAATGTGGCGTTTTGGCCCTCACCGGTATGTCCGCTGCCATGATGGTGGCTGGTTTGCCTTTCGCAGGTCCTCTCGCCGGAGTTCGCATCGGAATGAAGGACGGACAATTCATCGTCTTCCCAAGTATTGAACAAACGACCACTGGAGACCTCGACCTCGTTGTCGCAGGAACCCTAGACGCCATCACGATGGTGGAAGCCGGAGCCAACGAAGTGACCGAAGACAAGATGCTCGAAGCTCTCGAGCTCGCTCACTCTGTGATCAAGCAAATCTGCCAACTTCAAATCGATCTCGTAGCTCAAGTGAAGCCTGTCGCTCGCACCTACGACTACGCCAAGCCTTCGGATGAAATCCTCGCCCTCGTGGCAGGAGTGGTTTCTGCCGAAGAACTCGACAGTGTTCGTGGAGTAGGAAAGGCAGCCATCAAGAATGCCGTACACGTTTTGCAAGACAAGGTGGTCACCCACTTTGCCGCTGAAATCGAAGCTGAAACGCAAAGCGCTGGCGCTCTCAAAGAAGCCCTTCAAAAGCTCATCGACGAAAACCTCCGTAAGAATATTCTTGAAAAAGATCTTCGTATCGACGGTCGTACCCTCGACGAAGTTCGTCCCATCGCGTGTGAAGTGGGCATCATCCCAAGAACACACGGATCCGGACTCTTCCAACGTGGAGAAACTCAAGTGCTCACCTTGACCACCCTTGGTGCTCCGGGCGACGCTCAGATCCTCGACAGCATGGAAATGGACATCGAAAAGCGTTACATCCACTACTACGACTTTCCACCTTTCTCTACGGGAGACTTGAAGCCTCAACGTGGACCTTCTCGCCGAGAAATCGGACACGGAGCTCTCGCGGAGCGCGCTCTCAAGCCGATGATCCCTGCCAAGGAAGATTTCCCTTACACCATCATGGTCGTATCCGAAACGCTGACCTGTAATGGATCCAGCTCCATGGGATCCGTCTGTGGATCAACGCTGTCCTTGATGGACGCTGGAGTACCGCTCAAGAAGCCGGTTTCCGCTGTGGCCATGGGACTCGTATGCAGCAAGGAATTCAAAGAGACCGGAACGGGAACCTACAAGATTTTGACTGACATCCAGTCCTTCGAAGACTTCGCAGGGGACATGGACTTCAAAGTCGCCGGAACCAACGACGGGATCACCGCTCTTCAAATGGACATCAAGGTGAAGGGAATCACCACCGCCATGATGAAAGAAGCGATGGCCAAAGGAAAAGTGGCTCGTGACTCTATTATGAAGGACATGCTCTCTGTCTTGCCTGAACCTCGCAAAGAGCTCAGCAAGTACGCCCCCATCATCACTAAGATTCAAATCAACCCTGATTACATCCGCGATGTGATTGGTAAAGGAGGAGAAACCATCCAAAAAATCACCGCTGAATGTGGGGTAGAAATGGACATTGAACAAACCGGTCTCGTCATCATCACTGCTCCCAACAAGGAAGCGTCTGACAAGGCTGAAAAATGGGTCCGCTCCATTGTTTACGAACCCACCGTGGGTGAAGAATTCGACGGAACCGTGGTGTCCATCATGGACTTCGGAGCCTTCGTGGAATTCGTTCCCGGCAAAGACGGTCTCGTGCACATCAGCATGCTCCGCCCTTGGCGCGTGAATAAAGTTTCCGATGTGGTACAACTTGGCGACAAGGTTCACGTCAAATTGGTGAAGATTGATGAGCAAGGTCGTTTCAACCTCTCTATGAAGGAGTTTTATAAGGATGAAAACCCTCAAGGACCCGCTCCGATGCCAGGCGCCCCCATGGGTGGACCTGCCCCCAAACCCGGGCAGCTCGATACGAGTATTGACGGAGGTTTCTAGAGCCCAAGTTCGTATAAATCTTTAAGCCGAGGGCCAGGCAAGGGTGCGTGGCCCTTTTGCTTACGTTCCATCTCCTTTTTTCCCAGCCAGTGATTGAACATGATAGCCAAATCCTGATCACCAATACAAAAACCCACTCCCCGTTGGCTTACAAAAGCTTTCAAAAAGACCTTAATAAGAGGACTGAGGCCGATGCCAAATTGCCCTTCACATTTTTCTTTAGCCTGATGGTAAAGATCTGGGTTCATCCGGACGGTCAGTTGGATTTGCTTGTTCATGGGAAGGGGTAAAGTGCACTCACAGAATATACAGCAAAAAGACAGCAAATTTGAGAGTGACTTTTTCATGGACCCAAAAAAGGCTTGCCTCTTGATTCCACTCCAACTTTTGATACACTCTTTCCGCAACAACTGCAGGTATCGTATAGCGGCTATTATGCCACCTTGCCAAGGTGGAGATGCGGGTTCGACTCCCGCTACTTGCTCCAAAAGAGCTTTGATCATCACAACGTGGTGGGCAAAGCAGCTTTACTGGATGCAAAAATCCTTTTAGAATGAAAGTATCGCTTGAGAAATTTTATGAAAATCCTACTTGTCGAAGATGAAAAACAAATCGCAGACTTTATTGTAGACGTTCTGACGAAAGAAGGTCATTCTACAACAGTTTCAGATTCCATCGATGCGGTTCTTAAAAACAAGTGGGCCTCTCATCATGACGTGATTGTACTGGACCTCATGCTGGCAGAGGGAAAACGGGGCGAAGAATTGGTGAGAGCCTTACGTAAAAATAAAACGACCATCCCAATCTTGGTTTTGAGTGCCTTGGGACAAATTTCCTCCAAAGTGGAGCTGATCAATATGGGTGCGGACGATTACATGACCAAACCCTTCGATGTCCAAGAATTTTTAGCTCGACTCAACGCTCTGTATCGCCGTCACTTGGAAAAACAGTCGAATGCGCTCGCTACTTATGGAGACATCCGCTTCCATTGGAAACAAGGCAAAGTGATCCGTGCGGGCCACGAAATTCAACTCACCAAAAAAGAATCGGACTTGCTTCAATTTTTACTGGAACGCAAAGGGGAAGTGGTGTCATTTGAAAACATTTTAATGCGAGTGTGGCGAGCCAAAGTGGGCTATCATTCCAATGTGGTGCAAGCCGTGGTCCGCCGCCTGCGTAAAAAACTGGACACCGGCTTCAAGCATGAATTAATCCACAACGCTCATGGCGTGGGCTATATACTAAAGATAGAATAACCATTAATATAAATCCTATGGAAGATCCTCATCATGGCGATCTAGATGAAGATATAATACCAACAGCTTTTGAAGCACGAGCTCGGGAGTCTATTGTTGAATACAATAAACGTGTAGAAGGAAATTTGAGGTATAAATTCCTTTCACCTCCAGGTTCATACCGATACAAATTTGACGACAACGATTACATAGGTTTTAGACTCAAAAGACGTGAAATTCGTCGCAAACTTCTACAGTTAAATCAAGAGGATGATGAATCACAATCGCCCTTATTTAAACCAGATGCAACCATTGAAGGCGAAATAGCAAAATACATGGGTTTTAAAAGAGGCATCCCTGTTGTAAATGGAACAGCTGCAAATCGTTTAGTGATCGATCACTTGTTTCAATTGGCCTGTGGAAAGGACAAATTCGGTAAGATCCAATCTGATCCTGCTGCCTTATATGTCGTGGCTCCACGTGAAATACACACCTCTTTGAGACACCCTCTGAATTTGCTGGGTGTAAACATTCATAACATCGGTGACCATAACAATTTCCAAAGGATAAGACGAACTTTGGAAGAAACTCCAACAGAAAAAAAATTCAGGGTGCTTATTTTGGAAGCCATTTATAGCGGTAGAGGTTTGACGTATACAGAGGAAGAAATGCAAGAAATGAAAGGAATTCTCATCTTGGCAAAAGAGAAAGGATTTTGTGTGGTGGTTGACATGTCCCACGATGCTTTTCTTTTAGGTACCAACCTATTTCACAAACATGGGCTCACACAATATATCGACATCGCTACCATCAGCGGTTCAAAGGCAAAAGGAGGAGGACATGCACTTCTCCTTTTAAATGATAATGACAAAACCTTACGTGAATCTTTTTCAGGCG belongs to Candidatus Peregrinibacteria bacterium and includes:
- a CDS encoding CapA family protein, encoding MGDTHFGESYAVDLDDRYAMDQFSDLFETSDLTIANLETPLTSLEESPYEGEKSYVHWSEPEAASEAFRDYGFDVFSLGNNHSMDFAWPGLEETLTVLKQDFQVFGAGANQAEAAQPFETELLNLTVFGGYEDVLSHERIGFYASENTPGVYSITQEASLEAVRSFRAEHPEAFIVVFPHWGENYAMKDSKQETWAHLFIDAGADLILGHGAHLLQEVEIYEGKWIVYGLGNFIFKAPGRYQKLDAAPYSAVARLIQTEDGLSLRLYPILCDNLVTDYRTRFIKEEEFEELSEREDLAELSDGEDHLGFYYELPIH
- a CDS encoding cyclic nucleotide-binding domain-containing protein: MNLILNILKTIPLFGALTEEEHLSIINHITLQYFPAHYKLFEKGVLGNAMYILKSGMVRIYNEEGELANLGEGDFFGEMALIEDQPRMAAAETLSDCEIFVLNKEDFASLMQNSPETAKKVQEAYLDRKQKDSK
- a CDS encoding DUF3307 domain-containing protein: MPAVLFEMLLAHFLGDFVFQSNDLIVRKYRSWTGTFEHVCIISFFTVLFLFPYWHYHETWRAASLIFVTHFFQDILKIKYDIHFNAKRKSTLPFFMDQFLHIGLIVYLTTLFSGLEASAMPIWLHNLYFSQLLTLYLLGLVGFSFVYDLTAFQFLRQKSEAPLTYTPNYKGMRNRLLWFSVAYVLFLLVNGSLV
- a CDS encoding magnesium transporter CorA family protein, producing the protein MIAPIIRKIQSGKLSWIDVEEPDLKTLQELQEEHGFHELDVEDCLSDNQRSKVDEYEDYLFVILHLPYLDKRKDTVKSGEVDVFIKNNVLITVHWGALKPVTDLFEECERKEASRKKYMGLSTGYLLYELLDQLFTSVFPVLASIENDVGRLEKDAFSDSMERDMLRDILFVKKNIITSRRVILPLRTVVGQIEHKNKKFLPDTLDVYFDDIMDKVEKIWSSLENLQELIESLQDTNESIIAHTSNRVVKTLTVFSVVMLPLNLLASMYGMNINLPFAEHEHMFFFLGLGMFLVLGALLVIFKIKRWI
- the rpsO gene encoding 30S ribosomal protein S15, which gives rise to MKHDEKKKVFKKFGKHDKDTGSAQVQVALLTTRINQLTEHLKAHKNDTHSRQGLLKMVGKRRRHLTYLASKNKEDYEKVIGELELRK
- the pnp gene encoding polyribonucleotide nucleotidyltransferase encodes the protein MDKKTVKADLAGRNLSLETGKFALQADGAVTIQYGESIVLCSAMMSEKGKEGADFFPMTIDYQERFFAAGKIKGSRFMKRDGRATDEAVLKARQIDRPIRPMFPKGITNEVQGIAMVLSADLENECGVLALTGMSAAMMVAGLPFAGPLAGVRIGMKDGQFIVFPSIEQTTTGDLDLVVAGTLDAITMVEAGANEVTEDKMLEALELAHSVIKQICQLQIDLVAQVKPVARTYDYAKPSDEILALVAGVVSAEELDSVRGVGKAAIKNAVHVLQDKVVTHFAAEIEAETQSAGALKEALQKLIDENLRKNILEKDLRIDGRTLDEVRPIACEVGIIPRTHGSGLFQRGETQVLTLTTLGAPGDAQILDSMEMDIEKRYIHYYDFPPFSTGDLKPQRGPSRREIGHGALAERALKPMIPAKEDFPYTIMVVSETLTCNGSSSMGSVCGSTLSLMDAGVPLKKPVSAVAMGLVCSKEFKETGTGTYKILTDIQSFEDFAGDMDFKVAGTNDGITALQMDIKVKGITTAMMKEAMAKGKVARDSIMKDMLSVLPEPRKELSKYAPIITKIQINPDYIRDVIGKGGETIQKITAECGVEMDIEQTGLVIITAPNKEASDKAEKWVRSIVYEPTVGEEFDGTVVSIMDFGAFVEFVPGKDGLVHISMLRPWRVNKVSDVVQLGDKVHVKLVKIDEQGRFNLSMKEFYKDENPQGPAPMPGAPMGGPAPKPGQLDTSIDGGF
- a CDS encoding response regulator transcription factor, with amino-acid sequence MKILLVEDEKQIADFIVDVLTKEGHSTTVSDSIDAVLKNKWASHHDVIVLDLMLAEGKRGEELVRALRKNKTTIPILVLSALGQISSKVELINMGADDYMTKPFDVQEFLARLNALYRRHLEKQSNALATYGDIRFHWKQGKVIRAGHEIQLTKKESDLLQFLLERKGEVVSFENILMRVWRAKVGYHSNVVQAVVRRLRKKLDTGFKHELIHNAHGVGYILKIE
- a CDS encoding aminotransferase class I/II-fold pyridoxal phosphate-dependent enzyme; translation: MEDPHHGDLDEDIIPTAFEARARESIVEYNKRVEGNLRYKFLSPPGSYRYKFDDNDYIGFRLKRREIRRKLLQLNQEDDESQSPLFKPDATIEGEIAKYMGFKRGIPVVNGTAANRLVIDHLFQLACGKDKFGKIQSDPAALYVVAPREIHTSLRHPLNLLGVNIHNIGDHNNFQRIRRTLEETPTEKKFRVLILEAIYSGRGLTYTEEEMQEMKGILILAKEKGFCVVVDMSHDAFLLGTNLFHKHGLTQYIDIATISGSKAKGGGHALLLLNDNDKTLRESFSGDPSYVFSSAPDREESMIDEELLGFHSLHGEARGKVALATANDLARVLNERNLSTSWAPSPSVTVTSSIVFLPIGSPSSAFFARDVLAKLGIKVAVFIPPGVPGVVSGLRFSASYSEDPASSVDAVANAVETVIDCVGKNIQLALQYSDPKERVLDRKLYEAILSRGIPMPKPLRIQGGVVYFH